The region GTGGCGCCAGTGTGGGTGTCGGTGTTGGTAGGACACTTGCGGCTGCAGTGGCAGAACGTTTCGCCGAAGCGAGGTTCGCTGGCACTGGAGCAGGCTTCGTCGGATCATTGTCAACCGGCAGCTCAATCAGTGGAGCTTGCTGGCTGTCGATCAGATCGGTAATCGATGGTGGGCGTTCGGCGAATACTGGCTTGGGGGCCGTGTTGCCTGTTGGGCCTGCTACGGCAACCTGCTTCGGAACTGGACGCGATTGTCGAACGGCTTTCACCTCGGGCATCGGTGCAGCAACGACAATCGGTGGTTCTTCTGCACGGGGTGGCGGCAGCATCGGTAACTCTTCGATGCTGCTTCGAATCGATGCGTCTTCGGGATTGTTTGGCGGAGCACTGGCTACCGCCTCAGTAGCTTTCGCGACAGCCGGAGGTTCAACGACGCCGAGATGCAGCGGTTGCTTTCCGTCCTGTTGCTCCAACGTCATCTCGATTTCGATCGGAGGCATGGCGACGGCAACTGGGATGCGGCCGTCGTCAGGCTCTTGCGAAATCAGCGGTAGGGAGTTTTTCGCCGTATTGACTTGGATCGCTCCGGGACCATTCGTGTCCAAGGGCATGTCGGCCTTGGGAACGTTCGGGTTGACCTTGATGTTTTTAGGTTGGCTCTTCGCCTGATCTGGCGTTGGTACTTTCTGAGCCAAGTTCAACACGGGAGCCAACATGACCGGCGAGTCGACTTCGGCTAGATCGGCCGATGGTCCGTCATTCGATGCCGCACCAGTTTCGTCCTGTGTCGTTTCGTCTTCATCGAACGCCTCGTCAGCGACCAATTCGTCGAGACTTTCCAAGTCGACTTCGAGTTCAAGCTCTGGATTCGAATCAGAAGGTTCAACTTTCGCGGCAGGTTGTTCTTCAACTGGTTCAGTGGCGAGTTCGATTTTCGAGAAATCGATCAGCGGAGCTTCTTCGATCATCAAGCCCTTTGCGGCTGGCTTGACCGAGTCAGCTTGATCATCCGATTGCGTTTCTGCGGCGTTTGAGGCACTCGCTTGGGTCGGGACTTTCTTGTCTTCATCTGACTTGTTGTTCGATGTGTCATCTGTCGCGTCCGCTTCGACGCTATCGTCAGAGAGCGAAAAGAAGATGGGCTGAGTTTCTTCGATCTTCGCTGTTTCTGAGCGTGAATCGGCAACAGGAACGACTTGGTGGTCAACAACAGAATCGTTGCGCTGAGTCGATTGGACGGGCAGCAGATCCGGAGTTTCGGTTTCACTTGTTGCTGTCAGGCGACTACGTTTCTGGGTATCAAAGGCGTTTGCCTTGGGCGAAACCGATTGCTGCGTTTGCTTGCCTGGGGCGGCTTGGTTCGCGAATACATTCGATCCAGCTTGTTCGGCATTCGCTTCTGAAACGCTCGCGTTTGGTTGTCCGTTGAACAGCGGATTGAATTGCGTCTTGCCTTTGGCTGCATCGTTCGGTTGCACGTCCAACGACATGTCCAGGTCAATTCGGCGACCATTGGAATGGTCACCACTGGCCAGTTGGACAGGAGCGCTGGGATTGCGTCGATCAGTCGCTGTGAAAAACGGGTTTGCCTTGACGTTGCCGGCGGCATTGGATCCGGAATGCTGTTTCCGTGTAACAACGCGGTTGCCGTAAGACTTCGCAAACTCCGAATTTTGAATTAGACCTTGCGCTGGCGATTGGGTGGCCTGCGCTCGAGATCCAACCTGTTGGGCAAAAGCGACCGACTGAGTGTTCGCGAGACTTGACGACGCCAATACCAACGACATCAGCAACGCCCGCTTGGCGAGTCTGTTAGACAGTTTGACTGGTTTTGTCGTGATGTTGACGCTCTTTGCACGCATGCCGCGTTCCTGATCCG is a window of Stieleria sp. JC731 DNA encoding:
- a CDS encoding pilus assembly protein N-terminal domain-containing protein translates to MAVPSPFDPKSPDQERGMRAKSVNITTKPVKLSNRLAKRALLMSLVLASSSLANTQSVAFAQQVGSRAQATQSPAQGLIQNSEFAKSYGNRVVTRKQHSGSNAAGNVKANPFFTATDRRNPSAPVQLASGDHSNGRRIDLDMSLDVQPNDAAKGKTQFNPLFNGQPNASVSEANAEQAGSNVFANQAAPGKQTQQSVSPKANAFDTQKRSRLTATSETETPDLLPVQSTQRNDSVVDHQVVPVADSRSETAKIEETQPIFFSLSDDSVEADATDDTSNNKSDEDKKVPTQASASNAAETQSDDQADSVKPAAKGLMIEEAPLIDFSKIELATEPVEEQPAAKVEPSDSNPELELEVDLESLDELVADEAFDEDETTQDETGAASNDGPSADLAEVDSPVMLAPVLNLAQKVPTPDQAKSQPKNIKVNPNVPKADMPLDTNGPGAIQVNTAKNSLPLISQEPDDGRIPVAVAMPPIEIEMTLEQQDGKQPLHLGVVEPPAVAKATEAVASAPPNNPEDASIRSSIEELPMLPPPRAEEPPIVVAAPMPEVKAVRQSRPVPKQVAVAGPTGNTAPKPVFAERPPSITDLIDSQQAPLIELPVDNDPTKPAPVPANLASAKRSATAAASVLPTPTPTLAPPRSNHGTSIAHNSATQNNNAASKPEGQQLDIPAPAETAKNVIVLNLKKAQVRSMTIGGTLRGVTIGDKTVCQAFAASANQFKLIGTGLGSTELTVWADVKPGQPTRKQVFRIDVSDSVDATGDKATENTKLLTDSISQAFPRSEVVVYQRGGQLYVEGSCESENTATQIIRMVRKSCLIPVQDQLMVR